In one window of Bdellovibrio bacteriovorus W DNA:
- a CDS encoding 50S ribosomal protein L25 (COG1825 Ribosomal protein L25 (general stress protein Ctc)): MKNRIDLTVETRETGKHHSRSLRSNRQVPAVIYGAVNEPINVSVLEKDIVKYNTRAYENALYNLKGTGTKADGIVVLLKDVDVHPLSRRPQHVDFFALDLSKAVRVDVEVRLEGKSIGVSEGGLLNIVLRSVEVECLPTEIPEFLVADITDLNIGDALHVSDLKVTGSVKMITGNDQTIAVVSEQAEEATPVAAAAPAAAAAPAKKK, translated from the coding sequence ATGAAAAATAGAATCGACCTAACAGTTGAAACTCGTGAAACTGGTAAACACCACAGCCGTTCACTTCGCTCAAACCGCCAAGTACCTGCAGTTATCTACGGTGCTGTAAATGAGCCGATCAACGTTTCTGTTCTTGAAAAAGACATCGTGAAGTACAACACTCGTGCTTACGAGAATGCTCTTTACAACCTAAAAGGCACTGGCACTAAAGCTGATGGTATCGTTGTTCTTCTTAAAGACGTAGACGTTCACCCTCTTTCTCGCCGTCCACAACACGTTGACTTCTTTGCTCTTGATCTTTCAAAAGCAGTTCGCGTTGACGTTGAAGTTCGCCTAGAAGGTAAATCAATCGGTGTATCTGAAGGCGGTCTATTGAATATCGTTCTTCGCTCAGTTGAAGTTGAGTGTTTACCAACTGAAATTCCTGAGTTCCTAGTAGCTGACATCACTGACCTTAACATCGGTGACGCTCTTCACGTATCTGATCTTAAAGTAACTGGTTCAGTGAAAATGATCACTGGAAACGACCAAACTATCGCGGTTGTTTCTGAGCAAGCTGAAGAAGCTACTCCAGTTGCAGCAGCGGCTCCGGCAGCAGCAGCAGCTCCAGCGAAAAAGAAGTAA
- a CDS encoding peptidyl-tRNA hydrolase (COG0193 Peptidyl-tRNA hydrolase) codes for MWLIVGLGNPGNQYKLTRHNIGFMAIDYFLEGLGNPPVKNQFKAEVSQVNWKGHQLVFCKPQTFMNLSGESVQPLMGFYKIPLEHLIVLHDDIDQPFNQMKIHKNRGHGGHNGIKSITNLMGTMDYTRLKLGVGRPENPNIPVADFVLGKFTNEEFATMPDFLNRGLDAVESIILDGVQKASTKFNA; via the coding sequence ATGTGGTTGATCGTCGGCCTTGGAAATCCAGGGAATCAATACAAACTGACAAGACATAATATCGGCTTTATGGCCATTGACTACTTCTTAGAGGGTTTAGGCAATCCTCCCGTAAAAAACCAATTCAAAGCCGAAGTGAGCCAAGTGAATTGGAAGGGTCATCAACTTGTATTCTGCAAGCCTCAGACATTTATGAATCTCTCTGGTGAGTCTGTTCAACCGCTCATGGGCTTTTACAAAATCCCTCTGGAGCATCTCATTGTTCTCCATGACGACATTGATCAGCCTTTCAACCAAATGAAAATTCATAAAAACCGTGGGCACGGTGGGCATAATGGCATTAAGAGCATCACCAACCTCATGGGAACCATGGACTACACGCGCCTAAAGCTGGGTGTCGGCCGTCCTGAAAATCCCAATATTCCAGTGGCCGACTTCGTTTTGGGGAAATTCACCAATGAAGAGTTCGCTACTATGCCCGATTTCTTAAATCGCGGCTTAGACGCTGT